The Bartonella australis AUST/NH1 genome contains the following window.
AACTAATTGACAAAGATAAAAAAATCGCACTCATAGTTTTAGCTGCGGGTGCCAGTGCAGAAGGGCCCGGACCGCTTGTCCAATCAATTGCCCACAGGGGGGAGGCGTTTCCCATCCCTGTTACCATCATTCCAAGCGGGCTTGCAGATGAAGATATTGAAACATTCGCTTAAAGCGGTCGTTTTCTGTGCTTTAGTAACGAAGGGACAACGATAGCACATGTTTATTCAAACTGAAACAACACCAAACCCTGCAACGCTCAAATTTCTACCGGGCCGTGTGGTTCTTTCTGAAGGCGTACTGGAATTTCGTGACCGCGAGGAAGCCGCTGAAAGTTCGCCTTTGGCCGTAAAGCTCTTTAATATCCCAAATGTCAGTGGTGTTTTTTTTGGCCACGATTTCATTACTGTGACCAAAAATAACGGTGAATGGCAACATCTTAAACCAGCAATTTTGGGGACAATTATGGAGCATTTTCTTTCTGGCGACCCTGTTATCACTACAAACGCGACGACACAAGCACAAACCCACGCGCTTAACGAAGAATTTTATAATGAAAAAGATGCTGATATTGTCGCAACAATCAAAGAACTTCTCGAAACGCGCGTGCGCCCAGCTGTTGCCAATGACGGTGGAGATATTACCTTCCGTGGCTTCGAGAATGGCATTGTTTACCTCAATATGCGAGGCGCTTGCTCTGGCTGCCCATCTTCAACAGCTACACTGAAATATGGCATTGAAAATCTTCTACGGCATTTTATTCCGGATGTTGTAGGTGTTGAAGCTATGCCGCAATAAGGATTTTCAAAAATAAGAGGTAATGAATAGCGAGAAGCTTTTGTCTTTTTGAGTCCTAATAGAAAATTGTAAATTTTCTTGTTTTTTGGGAAAAGAGTAGCAATAAGCGGGCTTAAATCTATCAAACCGGGGGAACGCTAAGAAGGAATATATGGGGTATGTGATTATAGCGGGGATCGCTTTGGGCATATTGTATTTCCTCGTGTCTAGGGGAAATGCTGCGCAATTCAAGAAGGTTTATCATGCTGCATAACGGGGGAATGCAGATGCACAGTGCAATTTAAGCTTGATGTATAATCAAGGGAAAAGTTTAGCATAAGATTATGCTGAAGCTTTCAAGTGGTATCAGCTTGCCGCAAAACAGGGTCAGGCAAACGCTCAATCTGCTTTGGGGCGATGTATGATTACGGCCAAGGTGCAGCACAGGATTATCCTGAGGCCGTCAAATGGTATCAGCTTGCTGCCCAACAAGGTCATGCGTTAGCACAACATAATTTAGGCATAATACATCGTGACGGTCTGGGCGCCGCACAAAATTATGAAGCAGCCTATATGTGGAGTATAGTAAGCCTGTCTCAGCAACAGAATTTCCGCACTTTAAGATTGAGAGATCATGTTGCCTCACAACTTTCGCAAAAACAAATTGCTCGTGCCCAAAAGGCCACGCAATTATGCATAAATTCTGATT
Protein-coding sequences here:
- a CDS encoding NifU family protein, which produces MFIQTETTPNPATLKFLPGRVVLSEGVLEFRDREEAAESSPLAVKLFNIPNVSGVFFGHDFITVTKNNGEWQHLKPAILGTIMEHFLSGDPVITTNATTQAQTHALNEEFYNEKDADIVATIKELLETRVRPAVANDGGDITFRGFENGIVYLNMRGACSGCPSSTATLKYGIENLLRHFIPDVVGVEAMPQ
- a CDS encoding tetratricopeptide repeat protein → MVSACRKTGSGKRSICFGAMYDYGQGAAQDYPEAVKWYQLAAQQGHALAQHNLGIIHRDGLGAAQNYEAAYMWSIVSLSQQQNFRTLRLRDHVASQLSQKQIARAQKATQLCINSDYKNC